Part of the Methylomonas rapida genome is shown below.
AAATCCTCCACCACGGTGGCGATGGACTATGGCGTCATGAATCTGGATGGCGGCGAAAAGGTCCATCTTTACGGCACCCCCGGACAAGAGCGGTTCGATTTCATGTGGGATATTCTGACCACGGGCGGCATCGGCTTGATTCTGCTGCTGGATAACACGCGAACCGATCCTTTTCAGGATATGCGCTTCTTTCTGGATGCGTTTGACAAGTTCATCAAGTCCACCTCGGTAGCGATAGGTGTTACCCAGATGGACCTCAGTAGCAAACCCTCGATAGCCGATTACCATGAGCAATTGCAGGCGATGGGCTATCACCTGAAGCCTCCGGTGTTTGCGGTCGACGCCCGGGAATACAACGATGTTTCGTTGTTGGTGCAGAGCTTGTTGTATTCCCTGGATCCAGGATTGCAGGGCGAGTGACATGAACGAATTCAAATTAAGCGAAGGCTTGTTTTTATACCCTACGCCGGCGGGGGCTTATCAGGCCATTTCCTCTATGGAAGCCGACAAGCCAAGGCGGTTTTTGCGGCGTTTGCTGCAGCTGGCGCAAACGCCGCCGCTGACTATCGAACAGTTATTGATGTTGGCGGATGGCGACGAAGAAAGCAAAGTGCTGGAATTGCTGCACCACTGTCAGAAGTTGGGGTGGGTGCAGGGTGTCGATACGGTGATCGAAGCTCCCATTGGGGCACTGGAAGACATATTACCGGAACTACTGGACAAGATCACCGACAATGGAAAGGTGCTGCTTGCCGACGACCAGGGTTTTTATCTGGCCTGTAGTGGCTTTCCTCATGAAGTGGCCGAGGAATTGTCGGCCCTGAGCGCCGATTTGGCGATGCTGCACAAGCGCCGGTCCGGATTGTTGATCAACAACATGGGTATTGCCAGCCAGGCTTGGGCAATCGTCGATGCCTTCGGCAATAGCCAGATAGGATTTTGGCCGGTTTTCATCGGCCAGCAATGTTTCGTGATTGCGATTGCCGGCATTCCGCATTTCAACCAGCCCGAGTTCGTCACATTGATTTGGGCGTTGAGTATTCGGTACGCAAAAAAGGACGACCCAAGGCGGGTTGATGGTTTTGGAACACTATAAAGTTAAGAGGAAATGATTTATGCGAGCTGATTTGCTGACATCGGTATTGACCGAGCTGAACGGAACATCGGCGGATATTGAAGCATCGGGCGTGATTTCGACCGATGGCTTGATGATGGCGTCGGTATTGCCGGCGGGCATGGATGAAGACAGGGTGGGGGCGATGAGCGCGGCGATGCTGTCGCTGGGCGATAGAACGGCACAGGAATTGAATCGGGGCGGACTGGAGCAAGTCTTGATCAAGGGTCATCATGGCTACGTGCTGATGACCTATGCCGGCGAAGAGGCTGTGTTGACGGTTTTAGCCAAGCCGAATGCCAAGTTGGGTTTGATATTCCTGGATGTCAAACGGGCGGCGGAAAGCATTGCCGAAATGCTGTAATCATCACCGCATCGGGAGAGCACCATGATTGCTGATATGAAAGTCGAGGATATCGTCGGCGAATACCAGGAAGCGAACTTGCAACTTTACGGCTCGATCAAGCGCAAGGTTTTTTATACGCAAATCGAAACGCCTTATCCGGATGGCAAACTCATCGTATCGACGACCAATCCGGAAGGCATTATCACCCACGCCAACCGATCGTTCGTCGAAATGTCGGGCTATCTGGAAGAAGAGTTGATCGGCGCGCCACATTCGATCCTTAGGCATCCGGACATGCCGGCGGCCGCCTTCAAGGACTTATGGGACACGATACAGCGGGGCGAAAAATGGCAAGGTTACGTCAAGAATCTGCGCAAGGACGGCGGTTTTTATTGGGTCAAAGCCACCGTGATTCCCAATATCAGGGGCGGTAAATTGGTGGCTTATACCTCGGTGCGGCGCAAGCCCTCGCGCACCAAGGTGGAAGAATGCATCAAACTTTATCCCACGCTGTTTTGACAAGGAGGGCATCATGTCTTTTATGTTTACCGTCAGTCCGGACTTTACGCCCGACCACCTATCCGGTTGGTATATCTTCAATACCTGGCTGCAAAAACACACCGGCGCGGCCATTCATTTGGAAATGTACAATGATTTTCATAGTCAGCGCGCGGCCATCGCGGCGGACAAGATCGACCTGATTTATGCCAACCCCTTCGATGCGGCGATGCTGGTCAGGGAAAAAGGCTTTTTGCCCTTGGTCAAGGCCGAAGGGGCGGCCGACGAGGCCCTGATCGCGGTGATTGCCCAAAGCCATGTCGATGACGTGGCCGATTTGAACCCTGGTACGCGGGTGGCGTTTACCGACGACCCCGATGTGCGCCTGATGGGCATGATCATGCTGGAGCCAGGCGATCTGGACGCCGGCAATATCGTAACCGTTCCGGCCGATAATTATGTCGTGGTCGCCAAGCATTTGTTGAAGGGCGAGGCCGACGTCGGCATTTTTCTGGCGGAAGCCTACGACGATTTATCCGCGATGATCAAAAAACAGCTCAAAGTGCTGGTCAGAAGCCAGATCAGCGTGATACATCATGCCTTGATGATAGGGCCCAGGTTACAAGAGCGGCGCGATGAGATTCAGCAATTACTGGTCAATATGTCAGCCGACGAGAAAGGTCCCGGCGTATTGCAGAGCCTGGGTTTCAATTCCTGGCAAAAAGTCGATGACGAGGAAATGGAATTCATGATCGATTTGATGGATACCCTGAACACGTGATCGGGACATGAGCTCAACCGCAGGTTTTAGCCGTACCACGATTGATCTGCTGCGCCACGGCGAGGCCGAGGGGGGGAATTGTTTTCGCGGTGCGACCGATGATCCCTTGACTGATGAGGGCTGGCACCAGATGCTTCGGCAATGCGAAGGCGGGCAATGGCAGGCTGTCGTCAGTTCGCCGCTAGGCCGCTGCGCCTCGTTTGCATCGGCCTGGGCGGAAAAGCATCAGCTGAAAGTCACGCTCGATCCCGATTGGCGGGAAATCGATTTCGGCGAATGGGAAGGCTTGCAGGCAGCGCAAATCGACCCTGAAGCCTTACGGCGTTTTTATGCCGACCCAAACGCGTTCACCCCGCCCAAGGCGGAAAGTTACGCCAGTTTTGCGACACGCATTCGGCGGGCCTGGGAGACTCTGCTGACCCGTCATTCCGGGCAAAAGGTACTGGTCGTGACGCATGCCGGCGTGATAAGAGGCTTGTTTTCTCACCTGTTGGCCATCCCGGTCCGGCAAAGTTTTCAAATCGAACTGCCGCATGCGTGTCTGACGCGATTCAGTTGTTTTGAAGATGCCGCGGGGCGTTACGTGCAGTTTAATTTTCATAAACCCGTTTAGATTTCCTTTCCGTTGACTTTTTCTTTACAAGGATAACGTTTGGCTTCGCGTTTTCCACCGATTCATTTGGGCGCACCGGGCGAAGAGATCAGTAAAAAAGATCTGCTGGCGGTTGCCCAGCGCTTCAAACATTTCAATCATGGTCGCTTGCAGCGGGTCAGGGAGTTTTTGCAAGTCAGGCAACAAGACTTTCTGCATGTATTGCCGCTGCTGTTTCATCAAAATCACCCGTTGTTGCCGGGGTTTGTTTCGCTGGAAACGCCGGCCGGCATTCCCGATTACATGCCTGGCAAACAGGCCGTCGAAGTGGCAAAGCAGTTTTCCAAAGGGTTTGTTTATAAGCGCAAGGCGCTGAGAAACTATCCGATACAGGGCATTTATTTGATGGGCAGTGTCGGCAGCATGGCCTTTTCCAAGGATAGCGACATCGATATTTGGTTATGCCATCAACCCACGTTGTCGGCCACGGACATGGAAGAGCTCAGGCAAAAGGCACTGCTGGTCGAACAATGGGCGGCTTCATTGAAGCTGGAAGTGCACTTTTTTCTGGTCGATAGCGAACAATTCCGGAAGGGCGAAAATACGCCGTTGTCCGCCGAGAGCAGTGGCGAAACCCAGCATTATTTGTTGCTGGAGGAGTTTTATCGCACCTCGGTCTATATCGCCGGACGGATTCCGGTATGGTGGCTGGTGCCGCCAGATCAGGAACATAACTACTCAAACTACGTGGCGCATTTGCTGGAAAACCGCTTCATTTCGGAAAGCGAAGTGCTCGATTTTGGCAGTTTGCAAGATATGCCGATGTCCGAATTCGTCAGCGCCACGCTTTGGCATATTTATAAGTCCTTGAGTTCGCCGCATAAAGCCTTGTTGAAGTTGTTTTTAATGGAAAGCTACGCGGCCGAATTTCCAGAGCCGAAATGGCTATGTTCGACCATGAAGCAGGCGATCTATGCCGGTGATTTCACCGTCGATATGCTGGATCCTTATTTGCTGATTTACAACAAGGTCGATGAATATTTGTCCGGGCATGGTTCCAGGCAACGTCTGAACTTGGCGCGTGAGTGCCTGCAAATCAAGATCATGGGGACTTCTTCGGCGGCGCTGGACGCCAGAACCCGGTTCTTGCGCGATAGTTTCCTGGCGTCGATTGCCATGCGTTGGCATTGGCCCGAGGATTTGCTGGAAAATCTGGCGACGCCAAAATTTTGGGACATCAAAAAAGCCACGACCGAGCATGCGGTGATTCGGGAGCAGTTGCGGCAATGCTGGCGGGTGATTTTGAGGATAACCGGCAACCCGCTCGAGCAGCCGGAGCGGAATGAGGATGTAAAGCTGCTGACGCGGAAGTTGAGCGCTTTTCTGGATTTACGGCCGGGCAAAGTGGAAGTCCTGACCACGCGCGCAATGGTGTTTGCAAGACCGGATGTCTGGTCCATTGCTGAAATCCCGCAAGAAAACGCGGCTAGCGTTTGGTGTTTGTTCAGTGGTCGAATGTCGAACATGCCGAGCAATGCCGAAGCGGCGATCAAGCAATGCGACAGTTTGTTTGAGTTATTGTGCTGGGCCGCGGTCAATGGCTTGTATAGACGGGACGTCAATCTGCAATTGCTCTCTCAAAAACCGGCGCTGCCGGCCGTTGAGCTGAGACAATTGCTCGAGGAATTGCAGGGCTTTTTAGCGGGCTCTTTGCCGGGCAAGGAAACCGGGTTGGAGGTATATGCGCGGCCGAATCGGCTAGTGTCGTCGTTGCTGCTGGTGAACTGGGGCGAGCAGCTGGCCATCGACGTCAATCCGGAACAATTCATGATGAGCGAACGAGCCGATCCCTTGAGCTACGGCGATGTCCGGCATTGTTTCGTACAAGGTATGCAGAAACTGTCGATTTCCAGTTGGGGTGATGTGACGATTCAACAATGCTCGGGGCTCGAGGGTGTTTTCGATACTCTGAGCGAGATTTTCAACCAAAGCAGCAGGCCGTTGTCCAATGCCAGGTTGAAAGTTTTGTGTTATACCCGAGGCCGCGGGCGTAGCATCGCGTTGCGGCTGGCGGCAATTTTCAGCCGCTTGTTGGAATGTTTCCCGCCGCGCTCGGAGCCAAACGCCACGCGTTATTTACTGGCCGCCGGGACGGGCTACTGCTGTTTTCGGTACCAAAATAATGCCTTGAGTTATTTCTTGCTGGAAAACAGCACTCAACTGTTGCAGGAATTGTCCAGTCCGCAAAATCTGTTTTCTCAGGCGGTATTCGATGATTATGTGTTGGAGCAGACCTTTATTCCGTTTTTGTATCGCCAGAATCAGGCCGGCATGTTGCAGATTTTTTATCACGTCGGTAGCAAGCATGTAGCCGTCTACATCATCGACGAAAAAGGTTCCTTATTCGTGCGCCCGCATAGCGGGGCCAGCCCGCAACATCTCCTGGTCCATTACAGCGTTTTCATCAAAACCCTGCAGTTGCAGGCCAAGCTGGCCGATACAGTGGAGATCAAATGTTATGAAATCCAGAAAAACTCGGCCGGCGTGGTCTCTTGTCATGAGACTCAGGTAAAGGAGGGGCATACCGTGCTGGATTTGCAGGTAAGGATTGTGGCCGACCGTTCAGGCGGCCAGGCGATTTACTGTAATGAACGCAAATTCCCGGTTGGCAATATCGAATCTTATCAGGCCGTGAAAGATCATATCTTGAGCTTCAGGAAAAATCGGGCGGACTATCCCTTTCATATCACCGAAATTGACGTTGCCCTTGAGTTATTGGGTATCAAGCATTCTGATCAGGCGCAAAGCCTGCACTACCTCAATTACAAACAAAAAATCGAGGAAAAGTTAAATATTTAAACTTTGTTGGCGCAGGCCGATAACCCGTTCGTGCCATAACCAAATCGAGGGTTTCATCATGATTATCGATAGCGCCAAAATCACTATGCATGGCCAGCATCGGCAGCAACAGCAAACCAAGCGCACAGAATCCTTGCAGGTCTGGCGCAACCCGCCGCAAAATCCCGCCGAGAATCGTCCGCCGCGCATGGCCAGCGATCAAGTCAAATTGAGCGATGTGGCCAAGGCAGCCGGCACACAGGAACAAGAACTGGATCTGGAGCAAAAGGTCGGCCCCAAGGATGCCTTGGCAATCCAGATCATTCGGCGCCTGGTCAAGGAAATGACCGGAAAAGAATTGAAATTGTTCGAGCCGGAGGAATTGCAAGGCGAATACGCCGAAATCAGCTATCAGGCGCCGCAGCAACCGCCTGCCCGGCAACAGAATAGCGGTTTTGGCTTGGTATACGAACGTTCGGTTTCCTATCAAGAAAGCGAATCGACCACGTTCAATGCCGCAGGCACGGTTACCACCAGGGATGGCAAGACCATAGACTTTTCCGTGTCGCTGGCCATGAGTCGAAGCTTTTATACCGAATTCAGCGAGGCCATCCGAATCGGAGATGCGGCAAAAATCGATCCCCTGGTGATCAATTTCGATGGCGATGCCGCCGAATTGGGCGATACCTTGTTTCAGTTCGACATCGATGCCGACGGTGCTTTGGACCAGATCGCCGCGTTCAAATCCAATAGCGGCATGCTGGCGCTGGATAAAAATCAAGACGGCAAAATCAACGACGGTTCGGAGTTGTTCGGGCCGAAAACCGGCAATGGTTTTCAAGAGTTGGCTGCCTATGACGAGGATGGCAATCAGTTTATCGACGAAGCGGATGCCATTTATCAGCAATTGCGTATCTGGCAGCGCCATGAAGATGGCACCGAGCAGTTAGTCGCGCTGGGTGATAAAAACATTGGCGCTATTTATCTGGGGCATGTCAGCACGCCGTTTCAACTGAAGGGAGAGGAAAACCGCTCTCTGGGCGAAGTGGCCAGTAGCGGGGTTTATCTGTCCGAAGACGGTAAGGTCGGTACCGTGCAGCAGATAAATTTTACCGCCTGAGGGTTTCTGCCTATACTGCCGATAAATTTGTCTATGGAGCGCAAGGTGGAAGAGGATAAACGCAATCACAGGCGGTTTAACCCCGAAGGTTTGACCGCGCACATCATTATCGACCCGCCGCCACCCGATGAGGAAATCGTCATCGATGGGCAAGTGGTCGACATGAGTTACAGTGGCATCAAGATCAAGCTGAAACAGCCACTCACGCATGATGTCGAACAAGCCGAGCTGAGAATTTCGATCGTTTTGCCCGAATCGCAAGTGCCGGTTTCGATCCATGGCATGATCAAGCATGTGCAGGATAGGCATGAATGCGGCTTGCAGTATGCGGAGAAACATACCGAAGACGACATCGACGATTTGATGTTCGAA
Proteins encoded:
- a CDS encoding GTP-binding protein encodes the protein MSQYKIIFTGPVGAGKTTAISSISDMPPVKTDAAASDMTKNRKSSTTVAMDYGVMNLDGGEKVHLYGTPGQERFDFMWDILTTGGIGLILLLDNTRTDPFQDMRFFLDAFDKFIKSTSVAIGVTQMDLSSKPSIADYHEQLQAMGYHLKPPVFAVDAREYNDVSLLVQSLLYSLDPGLQGE
- a CDS encoding histidine phosphatase family protein — its product is MSSTAGFSRTTIDLLRHGEAEGGNCFRGATDDPLTDEGWHQMLRQCEGGQWQAVVSSPLGRCASFASAWAEKHQLKVTLDPDWREIDFGEWEGLQAAQIDPEALRRFYADPNAFTPPKAESYASFATRIRRAWETLLTRHSGQKVLVVTHAGVIRGLFSHLLAIPVRQSFQIELPHACLTRFSCFEDAAGRYVQFNFHKPV
- a CDS encoding class I adenylate cyclase, which gives rise to MASRFPPIHLGAPGEEISKKDLLAVAQRFKHFNHGRLQRVREFLQVRQQDFLHVLPLLFHQNHPLLPGFVSLETPAGIPDYMPGKQAVEVAKQFSKGFVYKRKALRNYPIQGIYLMGSVGSMAFSKDSDIDIWLCHQPTLSATDMEELRQKALLVEQWAASLKLEVHFFLVDSEQFRKGENTPLSAESSGETQHYLLLEEFYRTSVYIAGRIPVWWLVPPDQEHNYSNYVAHLLENRFISESEVLDFGSLQDMPMSEFVSATLWHIYKSLSSPHKALLKLFLMESYAAEFPEPKWLCSTMKQAIYAGDFTVDMLDPYLLIYNKVDEYLSGHGSRQRLNLARECLQIKIMGTSSAALDARTRFLRDSFLASIAMRWHWPEDLLENLATPKFWDIKKATTEHAVIREQLRQCWRVILRITGNPLEQPERNEDVKLLTRKLSAFLDLRPGKVEVLTTRAMVFARPDVWSIAEIPQENAASVWCLFSGRMSNMPSNAEAAIKQCDSLFELLCWAAVNGLYRRDVNLQLLSQKPALPAVELRQLLEELQGFLAGSLPGKETGLEVYARPNRLVSSLLLVNWGEQLAIDVNPEQFMMSERADPLSYGDVRHCFVQGMQKLSISSWGDVTIQQCSGLEGVFDTLSEIFNQSSRPLSNARLKVLCYTRGRGRSIALRLAAIFSRLLECFPPRSEPNATRYLLAAGTGYCCFRYQNNALSYFLLENSTQLLQELSSPQNLFSQAVFDDYVLEQTFIPFLYRQNQAGMLQIFYHVGSKHVAVYIIDEKGSLFVRPHSGASPQHLLVHYSVFIKTLQLQAKLADTVEIKCYEIQKNSAGVVSCHETQVKEGHTVLDLQVRIVADRSGGQAIYCNERKFPVGNIESYQAVKDHILSFRKNRADYPFHITEIDVALELLGIKHSDQAQSLHYLNYKQKIEEKLNI
- a CDS encoding phosphate/phosphite/phosphonate ABC transporter substrate-binding protein; the protein is MSFMFTVSPDFTPDHLSGWYIFNTWLQKHTGAAIHLEMYNDFHSQRAAIAADKIDLIYANPFDAAMLVREKGFLPLVKAEGAADEALIAVIAQSHVDDVADLNPGTRVAFTDDPDVRLMGMIMLEPGDLDAGNIVTVPADNYVVVAKHLLKGEADVGIFLAEAYDDLSAMIKKQLKVLVRSQISVIHHALMIGPRLQERRDEIQQLLVNMSADEKGPGVLQSLGFNSWQKVDDEEMEFMIDLMDTLNT
- a CDS encoding PAS domain-containing protein translates to MIADMKVEDIVGEYQEANLQLYGSIKRKVFYTQIETPYPDGKLIVSTTNPEGIITHANRSFVEMSGYLEEELIGAPHSILRHPDMPAAAFKDLWDTIQRGEKWQGYVKNLRKDGGFYWVKATVIPNIRGGKLVAYTSVRRKPSRTKVEECIKLYPTLF
- a CDS encoding PilZ domain-containing protein; the protein is MEEDKRNHRRFNPEGLTAHIIIDPPPPDEEIVIDGQVVDMSYSGIKIKLKQPLTHDVEQAELRISIVLPESQVPVSIHGMIKHVQDRHECGLQYAEKHTEDDIDDLMFECVKYAPNPEEDYQPVIADEALVSE
- a CDS encoding roadblock/LC7 domain-containing protein, yielding MRADLLTSVLTELNGTSADIEASGVISTDGLMMASVLPAGMDEDRVGAMSAAMLSLGDRTAQELNRGGLEQVLIKGHHGYVLMTYAGEEAVLTVLAKPNAKLGLIFLDVKRAAESIAEML